A region of Dioscorea cayenensis subsp. rotundata cultivar TDr96_F1 chromosome 5, TDr96_F1_v2_PseudoChromosome.rev07_lg8_w22 25.fasta, whole genome shotgun sequence DNA encodes the following proteins:
- the LOC120261976 gene encoding uncharacterized protein LOC120261976 isoform X2, with product MAGRVSKKKKGVADAADALSWRQKKALADVEEAAVTGEVEELISWTTMAENKDDGELKRHLLSRAEVLHGTGSGEGASGKKGQKNLKTRLTSASTSSSQGVMASIWKFHMEDDEEPSLALPT from the exons ATGGCAGGGAGAgtttcaaagaagaagaagggggtGGCTGATGCTGCCGATGCTCTCTCGTGGAGGCAAAAGAAGGCGTTAGCCGATGTCGAGGAGGCGGCGGTTACCGGGGAAGTGGAGGAGCTCATCTCATGG ACTACAATGGCAGAAAACAAGGATGATGGTGAGTTGAAGAGGCACTTGTTGAGTAGAGCTGAGGTTTTGCATGGAACTGGGAGCGGAGAAGGTGCAAGTGGGAAAAAG GGGCAAAAGAACTTAAAGACAAGGTTAACTTCAGCTTCAACTTCATCTTCTCAAGGGGTTATGGCTTCTATATGGAAGTTTCACATGGAGGATGATGAAGAACCTTCTTTAGCATTGCCAACTTAA
- the LOC120261976 gene encoding uncharacterized protein LOC120261976 isoform X1, producing MAGRVSKKKKGVADAADALSWRQKKALADVEEAAVTGEVEELISWVDMKLTNTTMAENKDDGELKRHLLSRAEVLHGTGSGEGASGKKGQKNLKTRLTSASTSSSQGVMASIWKFHMEDDEEPSLALPT from the exons ATGGCAGGGAGAgtttcaaagaagaagaagggggtGGCTGATGCTGCCGATGCTCTCTCGTGGAGGCAAAAGAAGGCGTTAGCCGATGTCGAGGAGGCGGCGGTTACCGGGGAAGTGGAGGAGCTCATCTCATGGGTAGACATGAAACTCACTAAC ACTACAATGGCAGAAAACAAGGATGATGGTGAGTTGAAGAGGCACTTGTTGAGTAGAGCTGAGGTTTTGCATGGAACTGGGAGCGGAGAAGGTGCAAGTGGGAAAAAG GGGCAAAAGAACTTAAAGACAAGGTTAACTTCAGCTTCAACTTCATCTTCTCAAGGGGTTATGGCTTCTATATGGAAGTTTCACATGGAGGATGATGAAGAACCTTCTTTAGCATTGCCAACTTAA
- the LOC120261975 gene encoding trafficking protein particle complex subunit 12-like, translated as MDRDGEQEFIHGETLTKAPSDPLSSSSSSSSSNALLDLSFDADELLDLAARGQWRSLADNLSRSRSVPPHVHLSHLAFHALSLHKLRRFPDSLRVLQSLIAGVDAGDGDPFDSQQFRYESYPDVYPGRSGSMLPFAVRYLHADLPQRLGDRSQSLDRLYSLLDFVRQRIAASGGDHWRRREAFIVSSLCCNHFSHREFDVALALLRELLERDPSDPVLLSKLGHVQLQIGDLDGARATFVRVEKLVKGHGVELENLAGRNRALEHLVNKDYTSAVREYDECIERDPADVVALNNKALCLLYSRDLSDSIKVLEGALERVPTAAVKETLVVNLCSMYELAYVNHGEVKKSLNNWIARVAPDDFDPSCTRI; from the coding sequence ATGGATCGAGATGGAGAGCAAGAGTTCATCCATGGCGAAACCCTAACCAAAGCCCCATCGGATCcgctctcctcctcctcctcctcctcctcctccaacGCCCTCCTTGATCTCTCCTTCGACGCCGACGAGCTCCTTGACCTTGCTGCCCGTGGCCAGTGGCGCTCCCTCGCTGACAACCTCTCTCGCTCCCGTTCCGTCCCGCCGCACGTCCACCTCTCCCATCTCGCCTTCCATGCTCTCTCCCTTCACAAGCTTCGACGCTTTCCTGACTCCCTCCGCGTCCTCCAATCCCTGATCGCCGGAGTTGATGCTGGCGATGGTGATCCCTTCGATTCCCAGCAATTCCGGTACGAATCTTACCCTGATGTATATCCTGGTCGTTCTGGTTCCATGCTGCCATTTGCCGTCCGGTACCTTCATGCTGACCTCCCCCAGCGCCTCGGCGATCGTTCGCAGTCCCTTGATCGTCTTTACTCCCTCCTCGACTTCGTTCGTCAACGCATAGCCGCCTCCGGCGGTGACCACTGGCGTCGCCGAGAAGCCTTCATTGTCTCTTCCCTTTGTTGCAACCACTTCTCCCATCGTGAGTTCGACGTCGCCCTAGCCCTCCTCCGCGAGCTCCTCGAGCGAGATCCCTCCGATCCCGTCCTTTTGTCAAAGCTCGGTCACGTCCAGCTCCAGATCGGGGACCTGGACGGTGCCCGTGCGACGTTTGTACGCGTGGAGAAGCTCGTGAAGGGACACGGGGTGGAGCTTGAGAATCTCGCAGGGAGGAATCGCGCGTTAGAGCATCTGGTGAACAAGGATTACACATCAGCGGTGAGGGAGTACGACGAGTGCATTGAGAGGGATCCGGCCGACGTTGTGGCGCTGAACAACAAAGCATTGTGCTTGCTGTACTCGCGTGACCTCTCAGATTCGATCAAAGTGCTGGAAGGGGCGCTGGAGAGAGTGCCCACGGCGGCGGTGAAGGAGACTCTGGTTGTGAACTTGTGCAGCATGTATGAACTGGCGTATGTGAATCATGGGGAGGTGAAGAAGAGCCTTAATAACTGGATTGCTAGGGTTGCGCCAGATGATTTTGATCCTTCTTGCACCCGCATTTGA
- the LOC120260364 gene encoding uncharacterized protein LOC120260364, giving the protein MSLACLVCHGDSPTNSFRSYSVSSSDNEGRCSAIVNCLTQRVNITHASANTRTTSKVTPAPILAGGQAATGAPRLVRSRAVNRDLVRDWNFEELLIDS; this is encoded by the coding sequence ATGAGTTTAGCTTGCCTTGTTTGTCATGGTGATAGTCCAACAAACTCTTTCAGGAGTTACTCGGTTTCAAGTTCGGACAATGAAGGACGATGCTCTGCAATAGTGAACTGTTTGACACAAAGGGTAAACATTACCCATGCATCCGCAAACACTCGGACTACATCCAAGGTTACCCCGGCCCCCATTTTAGCTGGTGGTCAAGCAGCGACAGGAGCCCCGCGCCTTGTTCGGAGCCGTGCTGTTAATAGGGACCTCGTCCGAGATTGGAACTTCGAAGAACTCCTTATAGACAGCTAA